The following coding sequences lie in one Carassius auratus strain Wakin unplaced genomic scaffold, ASM336829v1 scaf_tig00020609, whole genome shotgun sequence genomic window:
- the LOC113076514 gene encoding activity-dependent neuroprotector homeobox protein 2-like has product MYQIPVKNLTKLRRPRKRVKSILCDIGMQQCQDLLETYKCFDAGDASFDNTEWDDFTDGHVGKKKKKYPYRSQTLCCSLCWYSSRSIPTFRSHIHRCHWNDLDVACLLICPYCPFVSSPKVTEQHIQFFHMLASKTHRIPLHSKPSHTLARTPKTVSVTVSADAADDRYRCTICGYHDSLLYVMKKHVLVNHYTAMLDRYFGLSLDSKQKTDGEQIHDGASVKYHCKVCKLPAETIEHLLYHILSSEKHKELHWQIMACIIEKDCTNQMAGLQNLLNFAPKAMQQVTLLARPNYGQMQHTNGNGTVLLAGPSNTTALFCSPGAGQMFLSPQTQALLSGTPVQHPQSPSRMPQVLPTSPVVKPINMKMPNMPQGAPKTVPITMAMPRLPQTNQAQQVLLPPGVQVNLPGEMGVRSPFLVTQGLQLNQSVPRAPLIAPQSVHLIPTGNNVNGVPTFTLAPVQVTVPVNGGPGQAVLSQNQISQPTNSAVVPKGLKSTVPRAIYRHSVPNELAVLAPFLKKHDDHTVKCLRCKILLTEQGIFQHLLHGLKCLFCPQMFYSFKQIMEHTNKEHSLKIKENRHFIKQQFSLDCDDEGNLVFNTFNINTDVPKDLLDNRELNLALVTSSQDKLYIKMYPDKAEYATTLKTTPTACPFCQVKLQNFEDYERHLQTKHHIVPTIHAILKTPAYKCIYCFGVYTEKSTPKTISTHVQRCRCAPKAIKEAEKQLNPDTTERDDGDSCNSPQTASSSDVACQTGLEFVKPKKEVITPKSRRRNSKAPEVEVPATPVKLVLEPMGMEMTSFEDRKDFLSQYFHRKPYVTKTEIELLASRLWINKADVKAHFNSKLTKCLKAIQKKRVCVRLGFKMMEVSKLKHNLFIPEVKPVKKKVLNEVQHGGLVPQVTVKKKDVNEIKHDLFIPAAPVTVKIKDVNEITHDLFIPAAPVTVKKKDVNEITHDLFIPAAPVTVKKEDTTEFKHDLFIPAAPATVKKEDTTEIKHDLFIPAAPATVKKEDTTEIKHDLFIPAEPVTVKKEDTSEIKHDLFIPAAPVTVKKEDTTEIKHDLFIPAETVTVKKEDMNEIKHDLFIPAEPVTVKKEDTTEIKHDLFIPAEPVTVKKEDTTEIKHDLFIPAEPVTVKKEDTSEIKHDLFIPAAPVTVKKEDTTEITHDLFFPAAPVTVKKEDTTEITHDLFFPAIPVTIKEEYVNEMEDGLFIPGITVKQEDVSEM; this is encoded by the exons ATGTATCAAATTCCAGTGAAGAACCTGACAAAACTAAGACGTCCAAGAAAACGCGTCAAAAGTATTTTGTGTGACATCGGGATGCAGCAGTGTCAAGATTTATTGGAG ACATACAAATGTTTTGATGCTGGTGATGCAAGTTTTGACAACACCGAATGGGATGATTTTACTGATGGTCATgttggcaaaaagaaaaaaaag TATCCATACCGGAGCCAAACTCTGTGCTGCAGTCTGTGTTGGTACTCCAGCCGGTCAATACCCACATTCAGAAGTCACATACATCGCTGTCACTGGAATGATCTGGATGTGGCCTGTTTGTTAATATGCCCCTACTGCCCATTTGTCAGCTCTCCGAAAGTCACAGAGCAACACATTCAGTTTTTCCACATGCTGGCGTCAAAAACCCATCGTATACCTCTTCACAGCAAGCCTAGCCACACTTTGGCCCGCACACCGAAAACCGTGTCAGTTACAGTTTCTGCTGATGCTGCCGATGACAGATACAGGTGCACAATCTGCGGCTATCATGACTCTTTACTATACGTGATGAAGAAGCACGTCTTGGTAAACCACTATACTGCGATGCTGGATCGCTACTTTGGACTAAGCTTGGACAGTAAGCAAAAGACTGATGGTGAGCAGATACATGACGGCGCATCAGTGAAATATCACTGCAAAGTGTGCAAACTTCCTGCAGAGACCATTGAACATTTACTGTATCACATTTTGAGTTCAGAGAAACACAAAGAGCTGCACTGGCAAATAATGGCTTGTATAATCGAAAAAGACTGCACAAACCAAATGGCTGGACTACAGAATCTGCTAAACTTTGCACCAAAAGCAATGCAACAGGTCACGTTGCTCGCAAGGCCGAACTATGGGCAGATGCAACACACAAATGGAAACGGTACTGTTCTTCTGGCCGGCCCAAGCAACACGACTGCTTTGTTTTGCTCTCCTGGTGCAGGGCAGATGTTTCTGTCCCCACAAACGCAAGCTTTACTGTCAGGCACGCCTGTTCAACATCCGCAGTCCCCCAGCAGGATGCCACAAGTCCTGCCTACCTCTCCAGTAGTGAAGCCGATTAATATGAAGATGCCAAACATGCCGCAAGGCGCACCCAAGACAGTACCCATCACTATGGCCATGCCCAGGCTACCGCAGACCAATCAAGCACAGCAGGTTCTTCTTCCGCCTGGCGTTCAGGTTAACCTCCCAGGCGAAATGGGTGTTCGGTCACCATTTCTTGTCACTCAAGGTCTTCAGCTAAACCAGTCAGTTCCCAGAGCTCCCCTCATAGCTCCGCAGTCAGTGCATCTCATTCCTACAGGCAACAATGTCAACGGTGTCCCAACCTTCACTCTAGCGCCCGTTCAAGTCACGGTTCCCGTCAACGGTGGTCCCGGTCAAGCGGTTTTATCACAAAACCAGATCAGCCAACCTACAAATTCAGCTGTGGTGCCCAAGGGTCTCAAATCAACAGTTCCGAGGGCGATATATAGACATTCTGTCCCGAATGAGTTGGCTGTGCTCGCGCCGTTTTTGAAGAAACATGACGATCACACTGTCAAGTGCCTGAGGTGCAAGATTTTACTAACAGAGCAGGGGATCTTCCAGCATTTGTTGCATGGCTTGAAGTGTCTTTTCTGCCCTCAGATGTTCTACTCTTTCAAGCAGATCATGGAGCACACCAACAAAGAGCACAGTTTGAAGATCAAGGAAAATCGGCATTTCATTAAACAACAGTTTAGTCTCGACTGTGACGACGAGGGGAACCTCGTGTTCAACACTTTCAATATAAACACAGATGTGCCCAAAGATCTTCTTGACAACCGAGAGCTCAACCTTGCACTGGTTACCAGCTCTCAAGATAAgctatacataaaaatgtatccaGACAAGGCAGAATACGCAACCACGTTGAAAACGACCCCTACCGCCTGCCCATTTTGCCAAGTAAAGCTCCAGAACTTTGAGGACTATGAGCGTCATCTTCAAACAAAACACCACATCGTTCCCACCATTCATGCAATACTAAAAACGCCTGCATACAAATGCATATATTGCTTTGGGGTGTATACTGAAAAATCGACACCGAAAACAATCTCCACTCACGTGCAACGGTGCCGTTGTGCACCCAAAGCCATCAAGGAAGCAGAAAAGCAACTGAATCCAGATACAACAGAACGTGATGATGGCGATTCATGTAATTCTCCTCAGACGGCCAGTTCTTCAGACGTGGCATGTCAGACAGGCCTTGAATTTGTCAAGCCAAAGAAGGAAGTAATCACTCCGAAGAGCAGGAGAAGGAACTCGAAAGCTCCAGAGGTAGAAGTCCCTGCAACTCCAGTCAAGCTCGTCTTGGAACCAATGGGAATGGAGATGACATCGTTCGAGGACAGGAAAGACTTCCTTTCGCAGTACTTTCACAGGAAGCCATACGTGACGAAGACTGAAATCGAACTGCTAGCCTCCCGTTTGTGGATAAACAAGGCTGACGTAAAGGCTCACTTTAACAGCAAGCTCACCAAATGCTTGAAAGCAATTCAGAAGAAGAGGGTTTGTGTACGTCTCGGGTTCAAAATGATGGAAGTGAGCAAGCTGAAGCACAATCTCTTCATTCCAGAAGTAaagcctgttaaaaaaaaagtcttgaatgAGGTGCAACATGGTGGCCTCGTTCCACAggtaacagttaaaaaaaaggaCGTGAATGAAATTAAACATGACCTCTTCATTCCCGCGGCACCAGTAACAGTTAAAATAAAGGATGTGAATGAAATTACGCATGACCTCTTCATTCCTGCAGCACcagtaacagttaaaaaaaaggaCGTGAATGAAATTACACATGACCTCTTCATTCCTGCAGCACCAGTAACAGTTAAAAAAGAAGACACGACTGAATTTAAACATGACCTCTTCATTCCTGCAGCACCAGCAACAGTTAAAAAAGAAGACACGACTGAAATTAAACATGATCTTTTCATTCCTGCAGCACCAGCAACAGTTAAAAAAGAAGACACGACTGAAATTAAACATGACCTCTTCATTCCCGCAGAACCAGTAACAGTTAAAAAAGAAGACACGTCTGAAATTAAACATGACCTCTTCATTCCTGCGGCACCAGTAACAGTTAAAAAAGAAGACACGACTGAAATTAAACATGACCTCTTCATTCCCGCGGAAACAGTAACAGTTAAAAAAGAAGACATGAATGAAATTAAACATGACCTCTTCATTCCCGCAGAACCAGTAACAGTTAAAAAAGAAGACACGACTGAAATTAAACATGACCTCTTCATTCCCGCAGAACCAGTAACAGTTAAAAAAGAAGACACGACTGAAATTAAACATGACCTCTTCATTCCCGCAGAACCAGTAACAGTTAAAAAAGAAGACACGTCTGAAATTAAACATGACCTCTTCATTCCTGCGGCACCAGTAACAGTTAAAAAAGAAGACACGACTGAAATTACACATGACCTCTTCTTTCCTGCGGCACCAGTAACAGTTAAAAAAGAAGACACGACTGAAATTACACATGACCTCTTCTTTCCTGCGATACCAGTAACCATTAAAGAAGAGTATGTGAATGAAATGGAAGATGGTCTCTTTATTCCAGGGATAACTGTTAAACAAGAGGATGTAAGTGAAATGTAA
- the LOC113076516 gene encoding uncharacterized protein LOC113076516, whose amino-acid sequence MEKPCILATTLGAPGGIYKCFSPCIEKHFTIIPYECFVQRKADFADKIQALFVWGDVIKVDQNLLKSLPNLRAVVNGGVGVDHLDIPLINSFGVKVSNTPHVVDNATADVGMSLMLASARKLVEGHNFSKFRESDDFPESSLGTDVSGATLGIIGMGRIGYKIAKRAQGFEMKILYHNRNRRPESDERAVGATYCASMKELLQRSDFVMVVVSLTPHTHKLIGAKEFAMMKPNSTFINVSRGLVVDQDALVDALQKKMIRAAALDVTYPEPLPRDHPLLSFPNVIVLPHLGTHTVETSQIIVERMVTNALAAVMGGQLPDEVKA is encoded by the exons ATGGAGAAACCATGCATATTAGCTACCACGCTCGGAGCCCCCGGAGGCATTTACAAGTGTTTTTCTCCTTGTATCGAGAAACACTTCACTATAATCCCATATGAGTGCTTTGTACAGAGGAAAGCAGACTTCGCTGACAAAATCCAGGCATTGTTTGTGTGGGGTGACGTTATTAAAGTTGACCAAAACCTGTTAAAATCTTTACCTAACCTCAGAGCGGTTGTTAATGGTGGGGTGGGAGTGGACCACCTGGATATTCCTCTGATCAATAGCTTTGGAGTCAAAGTTTCCAACACTCCTCATGTGGTGGATAATGCCACTGCGGATGTTGGCATGAGTTTGATGTTGGCATCTGCAAGGAAGTTAGTTGAAG GACACAATTTTTCCAAGTTCCGGGAGTCTGATGATTTTCCCGAGTCCTCTCTAGGCACTGATGTTAGCGGGGCCACCTTGGGCATCATCGGCATGGGTAGAATAGGATACAAAATAGCCAAGAGAGCTCAAGGGTTTGAGATGAAAATCCTTTACCACAATAGGAATCGAAG GCCCGAGAGTGATGAGAGAGCTGTTGGAGCCACATATTGTGCAAGCATGAAGGAGCTGTTACAGAGGTCAGACTTCGTCATGGTGGTGGTCAGTCTGACCCCTCATACGCACAAACTGATTGGTGCCAAAGAGTTTGCCATGATGAAACCCAATAGCACCTTTATCAACGTTAGCAGAG GCTTGGTAGTGGACCAAGATGCTTTAGTAGATGCTCTTCAGAAGAAAATGATCCGAGCTGCTGCCTTAGATGTTACATATCCCGAACCACTTCCCAG GGATCATCCCCTGCTGTCCTTCCCAAACGTCATCGTCCTGCCCCATTTAGGAACCCACACCGTGGAGACCTCACAGATCATTGTGGAGAGGATGGTGACCAATGCCTTGGCCGCTGTAATGGGAGGCCAGCTTCCTGATGAAGTTAAGGCATAG